A genome region from Ignavibacteriota bacterium includes the following:
- a CDS encoding PorV/PorQ family protein — protein MKTTYRSVSILALAAFMASAAMGGAGNRAGTSGATELLIPVGTRDISLGGATIATTRGIEALHYNPAALGQMKNSATVYVSHMSYIADIGINYGAIAANFEGFGVLALNLKALDVGDIPVTTTTNPDGTGKTFAPQFFSVGLTFSRMLNDRIGVGVTSKIITERMGDVSASGVAFDIGVMYDNMAAINGLSLGIAVKNIGPSMQFGGSGLLTQATVDAQHRPDGIYQVQTAAFELPSSIEFGLGYRQGIDDANSLEMSGAFQSNNFSDDEYKLGMEYSYQDLFFVRGGYNFAQKETDERQFLFGASFGAGVKYALGNMDISVDYAYRSVKVFDANHVFSVKLGF, from the coding sequence ATGAAAACTACCTATCGTTCTGTGAGCATCCTTGCCCTGGCGGCCTTCATGGCGTCGGCGGCGATGGGCGGCGCCGGGAACCGCGCGGGTACCAGCGGTGCGACCGAGTTGCTCATCCCCGTGGGCACACGTGACATCTCCCTTGGCGGTGCCACGATCGCAACGACACGCGGCATCGAAGCATTGCACTATAATCCGGCCGCACTCGGCCAGATGAAGAACAGTGCCACGGTCTATGTCTCGCACATGAGCTACATCGCGGATATCGGCATCAACTACGGTGCCATCGCCGCGAATTTCGAGGGCTTCGGCGTGCTGGCGCTGAACCTGAAGGCATTGGACGTTGGTGATATTCCGGTCACGACCACGACCAACCCTGACGGCACGGGCAAGACCTTTGCGCCACAGTTCTTCAGCGTCGGACTCACGTTCTCCCGCATGCTGAATGACCGCATCGGTGTTGGTGTGACGTCGAAGATCATCACCGAGCGGATGGGCGATGTGAGTGCGTCTGGAGTTGCGTTTGATATTGGCGTGATGTATGATAACATGGCTGCGATCAACGGGCTGAGCCTTGGCATCGCCGTGAAGAATATCGGGCCGTCCATGCAGTTCGGCGGATCCGGACTTCTGACACAGGCGACCGTGGATGCACAGCACCGGCCGGACGGCATCTATCAGGTCCAGACCGCCGCGTTCGAACTCCCGTCATCCATCGAGTTCGGACTCGGGTATCGCCAGGGCATCGATGACGCCAACTCCCTCGAAATGTCGGGCGCGTTCCAGAGCAACAACTTCTCCGACGACGAGTACAAGCTCGGCATGGAGTACTCCTATCAGGACCTCTTCTTCGTGCGCGGCGGGTACAACTTCGCTCAGAAGGAGACCGATGAGCGGCAGTTCCTGTTCGGTGCCAGCTTCGGCGCCGGCGTGAAGTATGCCCTCGGGAACATGGACATCAGTGTGGACTACGCCTACCGTTCGGTGAAGGTGTTCGATGCCAACCATGTCTTCTCGGTGAAGCTGGGATTCTAG
- a CDS encoding nuclear transport factor 2 family protein, which produces MGMLLMLLGLLGGQPDTTTLFRAEREFAARALTHGVDSAFLGALAPDAVLFRPGPVNGPKWIREHPGKRSTRLVWGPRAGAVSAAGDVGVTTGPWSLTDTAKPDASPWHGHFLSIWERQGNGEWKVAVDIGIAHPLPAPDAMMGRFDQHLWGDVPAGPAGSSTSDALLKAEEELLLAIDRAGTRTPFLDRIAPDAVFFRNGEPPITDHGRIKKLVGETMSPFAWRPAKAAVASSGDLAYSYGSYVAGNERGNYIRVWRLSPQGDWLILMDLTDPDA; this is translated from the coding sequence ATGGGTATGCTTCTGATGCTTCTGGGTCTTCTCGGCGGGCAGCCGGACACCACGACGTTGTTCCGGGCGGAAAGGGAGTTTGCTGCGCGGGCACTGACGCATGGCGTTGATTCCGCCTTCCTCGGTGCACTTGCCCCCGATGCCGTGCTGTTCCGTCCGGGCCCGGTGAATGGCCCGAAGTGGATCCGCGAGCATCCCGGCAAACGTTCGACACGTCTTGTGTGGGGTCCGCGGGCCGGTGCCGTGTCTGCTGCGGGTGACGTCGGAGTGACGACGGGTCCATGGAGCCTCACCGATACGGCAAAGCCGGATGCGTCACCCTGGCACGGACACTTTCTCTCCATCTGGGAGCGGCAAGGGAACGGAGAGTGGAAGGTCGCCGTGGATATCGGGATCGCACATCCTCTGCCCGCTCCCGACGCCATGATGGGCCGGTTCGACCAGCACCTGTGGGGCGACGTGCCGGCCGGGCCTGCGGGAAGCAGTACGAGTGATGCGTTATTGAAAGCGGAAGAGGAACTCCTGCTCGCGATCGACCGCGCAGGGACGCGCACGCCTTTCCTGGATCGCATCGCTCCGGATGCCGTGTTCTTCCGGAATGGCGAGCCACCCATCACCGACCACGGCCGGATCAAGAAGCTGGTGGGAGAGACGATGTCCCCATTCGCATGGCGGCCGGCGAAAGCTGCGGTCGCTTCCTCCGGCGACCTTGCCTATTCGTACGGATCGTACGTTGCCGGGAATGAGCGGGGGAACTACATCAGGGTGTGGAGACTATCACCGCAGGGGGATTGGCTGATCCTCATGGATCTGACCGACCCGGATGCCTGA
- a CDS encoding helix-turn-helix transcriptional regulator has product MEHTTPIISLGKRERPHSDSWGADARHRMRPWGITITDVAMQLGVSRQYVWQVLYERIPVSDGKRSEVDAVIDRLMNAKRFGATFGQRLRGARIGAGLTLREAAGKIGYSWVAVERWEKDVCLPKPGVLWHLRHIYGVGEDWLPGGHLAHQAIG; this is encoded by the coding sequence ATGGAACACACCACGCCCATCATTTCCCTCGGCAAGAGGGAGCGTCCGCACAGCGATTCCTGGGGTGCCGATGCACGTCACCGTATGCGCCCCTGGGGGATCACGATCACCGATGTTGCCATGCAACTTGGCGTTTCGCGGCAGTACGTCTGGCAGGTGTTGTACGAACGGATACCGGTCTCCGACGGGAAGCGTAGCGAGGTGGATGCGGTGATCGACCGTCTGATGAACGCGAAACGGTTCGGTGCAACATTCGGGCAGCGGCTCCGCGGAGCACGGATAGGTGCGGGCCTGACGCTGCGCGAAGCAGCCGGCAAGATCGGGTATTCCTGGGTCGCGGTGGAGCGATGGGAAAAGGACGTGTGTCTCCCGAAGCCCGGCGTGCTCTGGCATCTGCGGCACATCTATGGTGTCGGCGAGGACTGGCTCCCCGGCGGGCACCTTGCACATCAAGCGATCGGTTGA
- a CDS encoding aldo/keto reductase has translation MQERILGRTGLKISEIGFGTWGMGGTMWLGAEDQESLRALHRAADLGMNFLDTALVYGEGHSEQLIGKFLKERPGPMYIATKIPPKNMGWPARTGTPLGKAFPYSHIIESTEKSLKNLGVETIDLQQLHVWLDDWTDVAEWYEAVSTLKSEGKIRSIGISINDHQPSNAVKAVRSGKIDAVQVIYNIFDQEPEDDLFPVCHANNVGVIVRCPFDEGALTGTIRPDTTFPPGDWRNRYFKGDRKQQVFNRVERLRTVLGKEATTLPELALRFCLHHPAVATVIPGMRSVRNVDSNCAVSDGRQLPAAIIEELRHHAWDKNFYSDPD, from the coding sequence ATGCAAGAGCGGATACTCGGGCGAACCGGCCTCAAGATCTCAGAGATCGGATTCGGTACGTGGGGGATGGGCGGAACAATGTGGCTCGGGGCCGAGGATCAGGAATCCCTCAGAGCCCTCCATCGCGCTGCGGATCTCGGCATGAATTTCCTGGATACCGCCCTGGTGTACGGTGAGGGGCATAGCGAGCAGCTGATCGGGAAGTTCCTCAAGGAACGACCGGGTCCGATGTACATAGCGACGAAGATCCCTCCGAAGAACATGGGCTGGCCCGCCCGTACCGGCACGCCGCTGGGGAAGGCCTTTCCGTACAGCCATATAATAGAGTCGACCGAGAAGAGCCTGAAGAACCTGGGGGTCGAGACGATCGACCTTCAGCAGCTGCATGTTTGGCTGGACGACTGGACGGACGTGGCGGAGTGGTATGAGGCGGTCAGCACCCTGAAATCCGAGGGAAAGATCAGAAGTATCGGCATCTCCATCAACGACCACCAACCCTCCAACGCGGTGAAAGCCGTCCGTTCCGGGAAGATCGATGCTGTCCAGGTCATCTATAATATCTTCGATCAAGAACCTGAGGATGATCTGTTCCCGGTATGCCATGCCAACAACGTTGGTGTTATCGTTCGGTGCCCCTTCGATGAGGGAGCCCTGACCGGCACTATCCGCCCGGATACAACATTTCCCCCCGGGGATTGGCGCAACAGATATTTCAAGGGCGACCGGAAGCAACAGGTGTTCAACCGGGTCGAGAGGCTCCGTACGGTGCTCGGGAAGGAAGCCACGACATTGCCGGAACTGGCACTTCGCTTCTGCCTTCATCACCCGGCTGTCGCCACGGTGATCCCGGGCATGCGCTCGGTACGCAACGTCGACAGCAACTGCGCCGTGTCCGATGGACGGCAACTCCCCGCGGCGATCATCGAGGAATTGCGCCATCACGCCTGGGATAAGAACTTCTACTCTGACCCGGACTGA
- a CDS encoding FHA domain-containing protein, translating to MEINPADAIKTVVRPKIHVTLERDGVPELRLKFTDEFVIGNDPSCDIVLPDTDVSPQHAKVWYAKGIWHIKDLGSRTGTYVDGKQIKEAEIKEECRVLFGLGGQILTLDVAELPHQVVSRQLREVFRSSGYVPIALYRVVLRRLLRRVLRLHSKRYVRVIGVLVVFGAIAAWIAYQKQSELNETRDLAQSVFYRMKTFELTLSQLEEDLRDTTASGRIVGQKAELQQLSDEYDKFIGQLGVYDGMDETDRLIYKTARIFGECELSMPSGFADEVRRYIGIWKSSNRLPKALERAATAKYPERITGALHDQQMPPQFFFLALQESEFDSTAVGPSTRYGIAKGMWQFIPSTAKQFGLRTGPLVAFSRMDPLDQRHNVDLASAAAARYLRRIYRGEAQASGLLVLASYNWGDNAVRGLIRAMPENPRERNFWKFLETHRKRIPKETYDYVFLIFSAAVIGENPELFGFSFPKPLRDAAH from the coding sequence ATGGAAATCAACCCTGCCGATGCGATCAAGACGGTTGTCCGCCCGAAGATCCACGTAACACTTGAGCGGGACGGCGTCCCGGAACTCCGCCTGAAGTTCACGGACGAGTTCGTCATCGGTAACGATCCCTCCTGCGATATCGTCCTCCCGGATACCGATGTCAGCCCGCAGCACGCAAAGGTGTGGTATGCCAAAGGGATCTGGCATATCAAGGACCTTGGCAGCCGGACCGGCACATACGTCGATGGGAAGCAGATCAAGGAGGCCGAGATCAAGGAGGAGTGCCGGGTGCTGTTCGGCCTTGGCGGGCAGATACTGACGCTTGATGTCGCCGAGCTCCCCCATCAGGTGGTTTCACGCCAGCTCCGCGAGGTGTTCCGCTCCTCAGGGTACGTCCCCATAGCGTTGTATCGCGTTGTCCTCCGCCGACTTCTCCGTCGGGTGCTCCGTCTGCACTCGAAACGGTATGTGCGGGTCATTGGTGTGCTGGTGGTCTTCGGGGCCATCGCCGCCTGGATCGCGTACCAGAAGCAATCCGAGTTGAATGAAACGAGGGACCTGGCCCAATCCGTCTTCTACAGGATGAAGACCTTTGAGCTCACGCTGTCGCAGTTGGAAGAGGATCTCCGCGACACCACGGCATCCGGGCGTATCGTCGGACAGAAGGCGGAGTTGCAGCAATTGAGTGATGAGTACGACAAGTTCATCGGCCAGCTTGGTGTCTATGACGGCATGGATGAGACCGACCGGCTGATCTACAAGACCGCGCGCATATTCGGTGAGTGTGAGCTGTCCATGCCATCCGGTTTCGCGGATGAAGTGCGGCGGTACATCGGCATCTGGAAGTCGTCCAACCGTCTGCCGAAGGCCCTTGAGCGGGCGGCGACGGCGAAGTATCCCGAGCGGATCACCGGTGCATTGCACGATCAGCAGATGCCTCCTCAGTTCTTCTTCCTGGCTTTGCAGGAAAGTGAATTCGACAGCACAGCGGTGGGACCTTCGACAAGGTACGGGATCGCAAAGGGGATGTGGCAGTTCATCCCGAGTACGGCGAAGCAATTCGGCCTCCGGACCGGCCCGCTGGTCGCGTTCTCCCGCATGGATCCGTTGGATCAACGCCACAATGTCGACCTGGCCTCTGCCGCGGCCGCACGCTATCTCCGTCGGATCTACAGGGGAGAAGCCCAGGCATCAGGATTGCTCGTCCTGGCGTCGTATAACTGGGGTGACAATGCGGTGCGGGGGCTGATCAGGGCGATGCCCGAGAACCCCCGTGAGCGCAATTTCTGGAAATTCCTGGAGACCCATCGCAAACGGATCCCCAAAGAGACGTATGATTACGTGTTCCTCATTTTTTCTGCTGCTGTGATCGGCGAAAATCCGGAATTGTTCGGGTTTTCGTTCCCCAAACCGCTGCGTGATGCAGCGCACTAA
- a CDS encoding rhamnulokinase: MNGRDLLAFDFGASSGRAIRGTFDGSRLSCTTVHQFPNGPVEFQGHLYWDFLRFLVEIEEGIRRAVRSGGGPVSSIGIDTWGVDFGLLDHQGDLLGNPYHYRDRRTEGMFEAACARVPKEEIFRTTGIAFQPFNTLFQLLAMKLQKPMVLDKAGTLLMMPDLLAYALTGERGTEYTDASTSQLLDASARTWSDTIVTAMGFPREIFTPISAPGTVRGTLRGAIAADSGAGPVPVIAVAGHDTASAVVAVPLSGPRSAYLSSGTWSLLGLETATPCVDAASMKANLTNEGGFGNQIRLLRNVMGLWMVQECKREWEAAGDTVSYDELVRKAEQSAGLGSFVDPDAHVFYAPGPMEQRIREFCRSTGQQVPDGQGAIVRCIYESLALKYRWAVEQLEAVTGSRVDELVIVGGGARNLLLNQLTANALKRPVAAGPSEATAIGNLLVQLHALGEAQGLTEMREIVRASFPVTRFEPKEGAAWDGAYERFLRLIK, translated from the coding sequence ATGAACGGACGTGATCTTCTTGCTTTTGATTTCGGGGCAAGCAGCGGCCGTGCCATCCGTGGAACATTCGATGGCTCGCGGCTTTCCTGTACAACGGTCCATCAGTTTCCCAATGGGCCTGTTGAGTTCCAGGGGCATCTGTACTGGGACTTCCTCAGGTTCCTTGTCGAGATAGAAGAGGGCATCCGCCGGGCGGTCCGGAGCGGGGGGGGGCCGGTCTCCTCTATTGGTATTGATACCTGGGGGGTCGATTTCGGCCTGCTCGACCATCAGGGCGACCTGCTTGGCAATCCCTATCACTACCGGGACCGCCGGACAGAAGGGATGTTCGAAGCAGCATGTGCGAGGGTTCCGAAGGAGGAGATCTTCCGGACCACCGGTATCGCGTTCCAGCCCTTCAACACGCTCTTCCAGCTGCTTGCGATGAAGTTGCAGAAGCCCATGGTGCTGGACAAGGCGGGAACGCTGTTGATGATGCCTGACCTCCTGGCGTATGCGCTGACAGGAGAGCGGGGGACCGAGTACACGGACGCCAGCACGTCGCAACTTCTGGATGCGTCGGCCCGGACGTGGAGCGATACCATTGTGACGGCCATGGGTTTCCCCCGGGAGATCTTCACCCCGATCTCCGCTCCCGGAACGGTTCGTGGCACATTGCGCGGAGCCATTGCGGCGGATTCCGGAGCGGGCCCGGTGCCCGTCATTGCCGTCGCGGGACATGATACGGCCTCTGCCGTCGTTGCGGTACCGCTTTCCGGTCCGCGATCGGCGTATCTGAGCAGTGGAACATGGTCGCTCCTCGGGCTCGAAACGGCGACCCCGTGCGTGGATGCGGCGAGCATGAAGGCCAACCTCACGAACGAGGGTGGATTCGGCAACCAGATCCGGCTGCTCCGCAACGTGATGGGCCTCTGGATGGTCCAGGAATGCAAACGCGAGTGGGAAGCCGCCGGCGACACTGTGAGTTACGATGAACTCGTGCGGAAGGCGGAACAGAGCGCCGGGCTTGGATCATTCGTTGATCCTGATGCTCATGTCTTCTATGCACCCGGCCCGATGGAGCAGCGCATCCGGGAGTTCTGCCGGAGCACCGGACAGCAGGTCCCCGATGGGCAGGGCGCCATTGTCCGCTGCATCTATGAGAGCCTCGCGCTGAAATATCGCTGGGCGGTCGAGCAGCTTGAAGCTGTCACCGGTTCCCGCGTGGATGAATTGGTGATCGTCGGCGGCGGAGCGCGTAACCTGCTGTTGAACCAGTTGACGGCGAACGCGCTGAAGCGTCCCGTGGCCGCAGGGCCGTCCGAGGCTACGGCGATCGGGAACCTGCTCGTCCAGCTGCATGCGTTGGGTGAGGCACAGGGATTGACGGAGATGCGGGAGATCGTGCGTGCTTCGTTCCCCGTCACGCGGTTCGAGCCGAAGGAGGGAGCTGCCTGGGACGGCGCGTATGAGCGTTTCCTGCGGCTGATCAAATGA
- a CDS encoding choice-of-anchor D domain-containing protein, giving the protein MASVLRSGKGSVGRIRRSVLAFVAICVMSSFARAADGTVFRLVVLGSSTAAGEVARPLDSSWVNKYKLYLGTVFQNYEVVNLAVGGYTTFNVMPTGYVRPYPYDTSAALAVAPNNNITKALSLNPSLILVNMPTNDSYRFIPVSQQMANFDAIVDAAVNAGVPIYVSTSQPRNESQFVRNLLIDLKNQVVSHFAGRALDFWTGIANADGTINAQYDGDGGTHLNNAGHVVLFQRTVESVQLPMPFTASPGQLAFGNRTTGVGTTLSVMVDNPSSSTLTFDNISTGTGTFVSNRSSATVLPQGSFTIQVTFTPPSIGSYYDTLYLHNNSSVVMVKVPLSGSATAPSVQAFPSSLAFGEVNKATGSTLRLALRNNDVNAGSITSVSSLSGQFSASPATGTIPNADSLILMVTFGPSGYGPVSDTLRLFGVVAGGVVKVPVSGSSPIPVLSPSSASLDFGDISLAVPKTLDLTLSNTTINDLVIDAMANSNGAFFVDPASATIGSHGSVVVHVTFAPSGFGTAVDTLQVISNASGSPLRIPLRGRVPVPGLSLSRASIAFPMLGQTEAAVRYLYLRNAGLSPITVSSIAGHTEHFSSATALPVIVQAQDSALVGIRFAPKAAGELRDTLAIVTNANSAELVVSGSSPVSFLRSTSALVDFGSTMTGATSWKPCVLRVQSADINFTIAVDSVRVAGSIFGVSGFPGRTLLKPADSLKVVIAFSPVVLATYAETLLVYNDSYVSVLRIPLTGKGDTYTDAAPVASGEPGVFALLQNFPNPFNPSTEIAFVLEKAARVSLRVYDLLGREVAVLQDGWRDAGTYQVRFDAAGMPSGMYVYRLRTGEHNAVRRMLLMR; this is encoded by the coding sequence ATGGCATCGGTACTCAGGAGTGGAAAGGGTAGTGTGGGCAGGATCCGGCGGTCCGTTCTTGCGTTCGTCGCCATCTGCGTCATGTCATCGTTCGCCCGTGCAGCCGACGGCACGGTATTCCGTCTCGTCGTGCTCGGTTCATCCACGGCAGCAGGCGAGGTTGCCCGTCCGCTGGACAGTTCATGGGTGAACAAGTACAAGCTCTATCTTGGCACGGTCTTTCAGAATTACGAGGTCGTCAACCTCGCGGTGGGGGGATACACGACGTTCAACGTCATGCCTACCGGATATGTCCGTCCTTACCCGTATGACACGTCCGCCGCGCTTGCCGTGGCGCCGAACAACAACATCACCAAAGCCCTCTCGCTGAACCCATCGCTCATTCTCGTGAACATGCCGACGAATGACTCCTACCGGTTCATTCCGGTGAGCCAGCAGATGGCGAACTTCGATGCGATCGTGGATGCTGCCGTCAATGCGGGCGTGCCCATCTATGTGAGCACATCGCAGCCGCGGAATGAAAGCCAGTTCGTCCGGAACCTTCTGATCGACCTGAAGAATCAGGTTGTGAGTCACTTTGCCGGCAGGGCGCTGGATTTCTGGACCGGGATCGCGAATGCCGATGGCACGATCAACGCTCAGTACGATGGTGACGGTGGCACGCATCTCAATAATGCCGGCCATGTGGTCCTTTTCCAGCGCACTGTGGAATCCGTGCAGCTTCCGATGCCGTTCACCGCTTCTCCGGGTCAGCTTGCGTTCGGCAACCGCACCACGGGTGTGGGAACGACGCTCAGCGTAATGGTCGATAATCCCTCGTCGTCCACTCTGACGTTCGACAACATCTCCACCGGTACCGGTACCTTCGTCTCGAACCGGAGCAGCGCCACGGTACTCCCTCAGGGGTCCTTCACCATCCAGGTGACGTTCACGCCGCCTTCGATCGGATCATATTACGACACGCTGTACCTGCACAACAATTCCTCGGTCGTGATGGTCAAGGTTCCCCTGAGCGGTTCGGCCACCGCACCGTCCGTCCAGGCGTTCCCGTCGTCGCTCGCATTCGGTGAAGTGAACAAGGCCACCGGATCCACCCTCCGGCTTGCCCTCAGGAACAACGACGTGAATGCGGGATCGATCACGTCGGTGTCGAGCCTGTCCGGACAATTCAGTGCGTCGCCGGCGACGGGTACCATCCCGAATGCGGATTCTCTCATCCTGATGGTCACATTCGGCCCCTCCGGGTACGGGCCGGTGTCCGACACGCTGCGCTTGTTCGGCGTGGTCGCCGGCGGCGTGGTGAAAGTGCCGGTGTCCGGCAGTTCACCCATCCCGGTGCTGAGCCCATCCTCCGCATCTCTCGATTTTGGCGATATCTCCCTGGCGGTGCCGAAGACACTGGACCTCACCTTGAGCAACACGACGATCAATGATCTCGTGATCGATGCCATGGCGAATTCCAATGGGGCGTTCTTCGTGGACCCGGCGAGTGCGACGATCGGTTCGCACGGGTCGGTCGTCGTGCATGTCACGTTCGCGCCGTCAGGGTTCGGGACAGCAGTGGATACCCTGCAGGTGATCAGCAACGCCTCCGGTTCCCCGTTGCGGATCCCGCTGCGCGGGCGCGTGCCGGTACCAGGGTTGTCGCTTTCACGGGCATCGATCGCTTTTCCCATGCTCGGACAAACGGAAGCGGCTGTTCGCTATCTGTATCTGCGCAATGCGGGCCTCAGCCCGATCACCGTGTCCTCGATCGCCGGACACACGGAACATTTCTCGTCCGCCACAGCACTCCCCGTGATCGTCCAGGCACAGGACAGTGCTCTGGTGGGCATCCGCTTCGCGCCGAAGGCCGCAGGTGAGCTTCGCGACACCCTTGCGATCGTGACGAACGCCAACTCCGCGGAACTGGTCGTCAGCGGCTCCTCACCGGTGTCGTTCCTTCGCAGCACATCTGCCCTGGTGGACTTTGGCAGCACGATGACAGGAGCCACATCCTGGAAACCCTGCGTGCTGCGCGTGCAGAGCGCCGATATCAACTTCACGATCGCGGTGGACTCTGTGCGGGTGGCCGGCTCGATCTTCGGAGTCAGCGGTTTTCCCGGTCGGACGTTGCTCAAGCCCGCCGACAGCCTCAAGGTGGTCATCGCATTCTCACCGGTGGTGCTGGCGACCTATGCAGAGACGCTCCTCGTCTACAATGATTCCTATGTGAGCGTGTTACGCATCCCGTTGACAGGGAAGGGCGATACGTATACGGATGCCGCGCCGGTCGCGTCTGGCGAGCCGGGGGTCTTCGCGCTGCTTCAGAATTTCCCGAATCCCTTCAATCCGTCCACAGAGATAGCGTTCGTTCTGGAAAAGGCAGCGAGGGTCTCACTGCGGGTGTACGACCTCCTCGGTCGTGAGGTTGCCGTACTGCAGGATGGATGGCGTGACGCAGGCACATATCAGGTGCGGTTCGATGCCGCCGGTATGCCGAGCGGGATGTACGTCTATCGGCTGCGCACAGGCGAGCACAACGCTGTGCGCAGAATGCTTCTCATGAGATGA